A segment of the Mycobacterium intracellulare ATCC 13950 genome:
TCCTCGTCGAGCGCGTCGGCCAGATCCAGCACCGCCACGGCACGCAACAGCAGCGTCTGCACCGCCTGGTCATCGGTGCCGTCGGTGTCGTCGAGCAGCGAAAGCTGTTGCTGCTCAGGGTTTTCGGCCCGCAACTCGCGGCGCAGGTAGCGCAGCGACAGGTCGTCGAGGGAGAAGCTGCGCTGCCCGGGGCGCACCAGGTAGGCCGCCAGCGCGGTGTCGGAGGTGACGCCGGCCAGCGTCCAGCCCCGCCCGGCCAGGTCGTGCATGGCCAGCTTGGCTTCGTGTAGCGCCTTGGGCGGCCCGGGGTCGGCCAACCAGGACGCCAGCGCCGCCTCGTCTTCGGGATCCAGCGTCGCGGTGTCGATGTAGCGGCCCTCGCCGTCGGCGGAGACGATGGCCAGCGCGGTGGCGTCGGCGTCGTAGGCCAGGTGGGTGCCGACGACGGCCAGCCCGAAGCGCTTCCCCGAGCTGTGCTCGGCCAGCCACACCGCCAGCTCGCCGGCTTCCAGCGCGCCGCCGCGCACGTCGAAGCCCTCGTCGACCTCGGGCTCCACCGCGGCCAGGGTTTCGAACAGCCGGTCGCGCAGCACCCGGAACTCCAGGTCGTCGAAGAGCCGGTGGATCTGGTCGCGGTCCCACGGTTGCAGCCGCAGCGTGTCGGGAGTCTGGGCCAGCGGCACGTCTTTGACCAGATCGGTGAGCTCGCGGTTGCGGATCACGCTGGCCAGATGTTCGCGCAGCGCGTCGCCCACCTTGCCGCGCACCGAATCGACGTTGTCGACCAGCGCCTGCAGCGACCCGTACTCGCCGATCCACTTGGAGGCGGTCTTCTCCCCCACACCGGGGATGCCGGGCAGGTTGTCGCTGGGGTCGCCGCGCAGCGCGGCGAAGTCGGGGTACTGCGTGGGCGTCAGTCCGTACTTCTCGACGACCGCGTCCGGGGTGAAGCGGGTCAATTCGCTCACCCCCTTGCGGGGGTAGAGGACCGTCACGTTCTCGCTGACCAATTGCAACGAATCGCGGTCGCCGGTGACCACCAGCACGCGGTAGCCCTCGTTTTCGGCCTGGGTGGCCAGGGTGGCGATCAGGTCGTCGGCCTCGAAGCCCGGCTCGGCGAGCACCGTGATGCCCAGGGCGGCCAGGACCTCCTTGGTGATGTCGATCTGGCCGTGGAACTCGTCGGGCGTCGCCGACCGATTGGCCTTGTACTCCGGATAGCGCTCGGAGCGGAAGGTCTGCCGCGACACGTCGAAGGCCGCGGCGATGTGGGTGGGGGCTTCGTCGCGCAGGAGGTTGATCAGCATGGCGGTGAAGCCGTAGACCGCGTTGGTGGTCAGCCCCCCGCGGGTCTTGAAGTTCTCGGCGGGCAGCGCATAGAACGCCCGGAACGCCAGGGAGTTGCCGTCCAGCAGCATGAGCGTCGGCCTGGTCTGTTCCTCGCTGGCCTTCGTAGCGGTTTTCGTGGCGGGCACGGCTTTCACTTTAGGCACCCGGTGTGACGAGTTGCGCGCCCCGACCGCGCCGTCCGCAGAACTGCAACACGTTTCAGTTTTGTGCGCGGGCTGGGTACGCTGGCCCGGTGCCAGAAGTCATCCGACAAGAACCGGCGGTCGATGGATGGTTCGCCACCGACGACGCCGGTGTCCCGCATCTGATCGGCAGCAAGTGCCCCGAGTGCGGCACCTACGTCTTCCCGCCGCGGGCGAACAACTGCCCCAATCCGGGTTGCGCCAGCGACACGCTGGAATCGGTCGCG
Coding sequences within it:
- the polA gene encoding DNA polymerase I gives rise to the protein MLLDGNSLAFRAFYALPAENFKTRGGLTTNAVYGFTAMLINLLRDEAPTHIAAAFDVSRQTFRSERYPEYKANRSATPDEFHGQIDITKEVLAALGITVLAEPGFEADDLIATLATQAENEGYRVLVVTGDRDSLQLVSENVTVLYPRKGVSELTRFTPDAVVEKYGLTPTQYPDFAALRGDPSDNLPGIPGVGEKTASKWIGEYGSLQALVDNVDSVRGKVGDALREHLASVIRNRELTDLVKDVPLAQTPDTLRLQPWDRDQIHRLFDDLEFRVLRDRLFETLAAVEPEVDEGFDVRGGALEAGELAVWLAEHSSGKRFGLAVVGTHLAYDADATALAIVSADGEGRYIDTATLDPEDEAALASWLADPGPPKALHEAKLAMHDLAGRGWTLAGVTSDTALAAYLVRPGQRSFSLDDLSLRYLRRELRAENPEQQQLSLLDDTDGTDDQAVQTLLLRAVAVLDLADALDEELARINSTSLLSGMELPVQRVLAGMENAGIAVDLELLTELQSDFAHLIRDAAEAAYAVIGKQINLGSPKQLQAVLFDELEMPKTKRTKTGYTTDADALQSLFDKTGHPFLQHLLAHRDATRLKVTVDGLLNSVASDGRIHTTFNQTIAATGRLSSTEPNLQNIPIRTEAGRRIRDAFVVGDGYSELMTADYSQIEMRIMAHLSKDEGLIEAFNTGEDLHSFVASRAFGVPIEEVTAELRRRVKAMSYGLAYGLSAYGLSAQLKISTEEAKDQMEQYFARFGGVRDYLMAVVEQARKDGYTSTVFGRRRYLPELDSSNRQVREAAERAALNAPIQGSAADIIKVAMIETDKAIKDAGLSSRILLQVHDELLFEVAAGEREQLEALARDKMGGAYPLDVPLEVSVGYGRSWDAAAH